In Candidatus Nanosynbacter lyticus, one genomic interval encodes:
- a CDS encoding phage tail tip lysozyme, which translates to MYKKIFIAICIAVLFISTVQPISYAAGYPNTYINNNILWFNKNDTTCSDSSSAGISGADNQEKIWGYLRNVGLSAEQTAGVMANIQAESGFSPTRHEVGQGWESGGWGLAQWTFGRRTLIANKIPSDLKKYYSQEYGGAPNEKGMIDSIPVEDNDKLLIFELEYLVQEGTERPVTASGFGTASNSWELLKTLKTVEEATIFWHDDFEKSAMTKEQVKNIRGAAAQKIYERFNGTGGSGGGCSSSSGGDFIDYVKRYAWPEKTVRTDKKPEYAKAIEKAKSENRYIGDSCLGGGVDCGAFVTTILNDSGFDKNYNYGGENGKAGPTATQRAWAEENWQNLGAGNSINIADLKPGDVAHSPGHTFVYVGDIEGFDSKIASASQCEYAPKAGGESLTSPSVTWYRKK; encoded by the coding sequence ATGTATAAAAAAATATTCATTGCTATTTGTATTGCCGTATTATTTATATCTACTGTTCAGCCGATTTCTTATGCAGCAGGATATCCAAATACATATATCAATAATAATATCTTATGGTTTAATAAAAATGACACGACATGTTCCGATTCTTCGTCTGCTGGTATATCTGGAGCTGACAATCAAGAAAAGATTTGGGGATACTTGCGTAATGTCGGATTAAGTGCAGAGCAAACGGCTGGTGTGATGGCTAATATTCAAGCAGAGTCAGGATTTAGTCCTACTAGGCATGAAGTAGGACAGGGATGGGAATCCGGAGGATGGGGTCTTGCTCAATGGACATTTGGAAGGCGTACTTTAATAGCTAATAAAATACCATCCGATCTAAAAAAATATTACAGTCAAGAATATGGTGGCGCACCCAACGAAAAAGGAATGATAGACTCTATTCCTGTAGAAGATAACGATAAATTATTAATTTTCGAATTAGAGTATCTGGTTCAAGAAGGAACGGAAAGACCGGTTACAGCTTCTGGATTCGGTACTGCGTCAAATTCTTGGGAGCTACTAAAAACCTTAAAAACAGTAGAGGAGGCTACTATTTTTTGGCATGATGATTTTGAAAAATCAGCTATGACTAAAGAGCAGGTCAAAAATATACGTGGTGCTGCTGCTCAAAAGATTTATGAAAGATTCAATGGTACGGGCGGAAGCGGAGGAGGATGCTCTTCATCAAGTGGCGGCGACTTTATCGACTATGTCAAACGTTATGCCTGGCCAGAAAAAACTGTACGTACAGATAAAAAACCTGAATATGCAAAAGCTATAGAAAAGGCAAAAAGCGAGAACAGATACATTGGAGATTCTTGTCTTGGGGGCGGTGTAGACTGTGGTGCCTTTGTGACAACGATACTAAATGACAGTGGATTTGATAAGAACTATAATTACGGAGGCGAAAACGGTAAGGCTGGCCCGACAGCCACGCAGCGTGCTTGGGCTGAAGAGAACTGGCAAAATCTTGGTGCTGGCAACTCAATAAATATAGCAGATCTTAAACCCGGTGATGTCGCACACAGCCCAGGACATACCTTTGTTTACGTTGGCGATATAGAGGGTTTTGATTCAAAAATAGCATCTGCTTCACAATGCGAATATGCACCAAAAGCAGGAGGTGAAAGTTTAACTTCTCCAAGTGTAACTTGGTATAGGAAAAAATAA
- a CDS encoding M15 family metallopeptidase yields MARVDYTTDSETDSRLNPAEQARFDQISAGLDSGSELSAREKDVLNDLESQFDNKDYQLDPDQNDSASEAVNGRESSVPNNGFYQPSGKHKKKSPVTFKSLLKKRGPIAVITAILGLIAGIFGTISSPINMLTSMVENMTGTNDSASTVKEHRLKKYFNRVFSNEDNAGICQGKKGMRCKMGRISNRALSKLSKQGIKPVNADGSEISLKKTGYPDKNPSHYKVEGINNGKPIEASRLKDELIKPENRKIGNKVYGRTGLFNMRFHAWTGKHMQKMYNKMGLKRNGGIANKIDKKLGIKERVDKFKKKLPRFDSNKASGHINNRITGLSERVGKGGLAYGIAAGGCMVVKIPNIIASGVTAIQLAPLLTLVMEVVLSPGSQAKASGFGSGFTPEAMDTIGTMLTERGKIKGSENTEGSALDSPVLLASMGINSNKPAIAKNYVPGYSVISNPAIQSINKLKEETAPACDFILSPYTMYAFTAAELAAGWATGGVGFLVSAVGKVAIKQVAASLLGWVAGEAVKSLLLELAESLLTPGNARYKDLGDSLGVGAAAFFSNGSMRQMLPGLKRSQLAEFNSIKIANEKFQKDMDIASLSPFDISSKYTFLGSIVHNMGNMMLANATYNRTPAAMLSNIFRLPSMALAYSSTTKAASGIYSEKYCSYAKDFNMGSGSPDDPAINLAGLPCTGITKDQANMSTEEALKIAEEEGWIDNSKDVPDNATIEDLVGSGYIVSNTPLHDFISDCSDASTGEYWFKSGGCTAPSSSTSSGTIKQQNLTDPTDGSAITNESFGTGDGNKTYSDRKLSAMSVLLIDYQVAQSVNGEDEENDGGSSAKSQNADDGDAIGEPQLEEAQQKGWGGHENGKIPDSELQALSFSSSDKMHKKAAKAMEEMNKAYKAETGVDLTINEAYRDCDTQIAYSTPGNPRYQGGAAAPAPPCISNHGWGLAVDINVGGTGSAVYKWLEANAHKYGYVHPAWAKPGGSKPEPWHWEYARNV; encoded by the coding sequence ATGGCGCGAGTTGACTATACGACAGATTCCGAGACTGACAGTAGATTAAATCCTGCCGAGCAGGCTAGGTTCGATCAAATCTCAGCTGGACTTGATAGCGGTTCGGAATTAAGTGCTCGCGAAAAGGATGTCTTAAACGACCTTGAGTCTCAATTTGATAATAAGGATTATCAACTTGACCCCGACCAAAATGACTCCGCCAGTGAAGCAGTCAATGGGCGAGAATCTTCCGTGCCTAATAACGGTTTTTATCAGCCGTCTGGTAAACATAAAAAGAAAAGTCCAGTTACATTTAAATCCTTACTGAAAAAACGTGGACCGATTGCAGTAATCACTGCAATATTGGGATTAATTGCCGGAATATTTGGTACTATTTCTAGCCCAATAAATATGCTGACAAGTATGGTCGAAAATATGACGGGGACTAATGATTCAGCTTCAACAGTAAAGGAACACCGTCTAAAAAAATACTTTAATCGAGTTTTTAGCAACGAAGATAATGCAGGAATTTGCCAAGGCAAAAAAGGAATGCGCTGTAAAATGGGAAGAATCTCAAATAGAGCTCTATCAAAACTATCAAAACAAGGGATTAAACCAGTTAATGCGGATGGCAGTGAAATAAGTCTAAAGAAAACTGGATACCCAGATAAGAATCCTTCACATTATAAAGTTGAAGGAATTAATAATGGCAAGCCGATTGAAGCCTCTAGACTAAAAGATGAGCTGATTAAGCCGGAAAATAGGAAAATAGGGAATAAAGTCTACGGGAGAACCGGGCTATTTAATATGCGTTTCCATGCCTGGACTGGAAAGCATATGCAGAAGATGTATAACAAAATGGGCCTAAAGAGAAATGGTGGAATCGCCAATAAAATTGATAAAAAGCTTGGTATAAAAGAACGGGTTGATAAATTTAAGAAAAAACTACCAAGATTCGATAGTAATAAAGCAAGCGGTCATATAAATAATCGCATAACTGGTCTTAGTGAAAGAGTAGGGAAAGGTGGCCTAGCTTATGGCATTGCTGCCGGTGGGTGTATGGTTGTAAAAATCCCAAACATTATTGCTTCGGGGGTTACTGCCATTCAGTTAGCACCTTTGCTTACCTTAGTTATGGAAGTTGTCTTGTCTCCTGGGTCTCAAGCTAAAGCATCAGGTTTTGGTAGCGGATTTACACCAGAGGCGATGGACACAATCGGCACGATGTTAACGGAAAGAGGAAAAATAAAAGGCTCCGAAAACACCGAGGGATCCGCCCTAGATTCACCAGTATTACTTGCTTCAATGGGCATTAATAGTAATAAGCCAGCTATTGCCAAAAATTATGTTCCTGGATATTCAGTCATATCTAATCCAGCTATCCAGTCTATTAATAAACTCAAGGAAGAAACCGCCCCAGCATGTGATTTTATCCTTAGTCCATATACCATGTATGCGTTTACAGCAGCAGAATTAGCGGCAGGATGGGCAACTGGTGGAGTGGGTTTTTTAGTGAGTGCAGTTGGTAAAGTTGCAATTAAGCAAGTGGCAGCGTCTTTATTAGGATGGGTTGCTGGTGAGGCGGTCAAAAGTTTACTTTTAGAACTAGCAGAAAGTCTCTTAACTCCAGGTAATGCTAGATATAAAGATTTGGGAGATTCGCTTGGTGTAGGAGCGGCTGCATTCTTTTCAAATGGATCCATGAGGCAAATGCTACCAGGACTAAAACGAAGTCAGCTAGCAGAGTTCAATAGTATAAAGATAGCCAATGAAAAGTTTCAAAAAGATATGGATATCGCCTCATTAAGTCCATTTGACATCTCCAGTAAATATACCTTCTTAGGCAGCATAGTTCATAATATGGGAAATATGATGCTGGCAAACGCTACATACAATAGAACTCCAGCAGCAATGCTCTCTAATATTTTTAGACTACCATCAATGGCATTAGCCTATTCATCAACCACGAAGGCAGCAAGTGGTATATATTCAGAAAAATATTGTAGCTACGCTAAAGATTTTAACATGGGTAGTGGCTCGCCCGACGATCCGGCAATTAACTTAGCAGGTCTACCATGTACAGGTATCACTAAAGACCAGGCTAATATGTCTACTGAAGAAGCACTAAAAATCGCTGAGGAAGAAGGGTGGATAGACAACAGTAAGGACGTTCCAGATAATGCGACTATAGAAGATCTCGTAGGTAGTGGCTATATTGTCAGCAACACACCGCTTCATGACTTTATTAGCGATTGTAGCGACGCTAGTACCGGAGAATACTGGTTTAAGAGTGGCGGCTGTACGGCGCCATCTAGCTCAACTTCTTCAGGAACAATTAAGCAACAAAATCTTACTGACCCAACCGACGGTTCGGCAATTACCAACGAATCATTTGGAACAGGTGATGGAAATAAGACTTATAGTGATAGAAAATTATCTGCAATGTCGGTACTTTTAATTGACTACCAAGTCGCTCAATCAGTTAACGGTGAAGATGAAGAGAATGACGGAGGTAGCTCAGCTAAGTCTCAAAATGCTGACGATGGCGATGCAATTGGCGAGCCACAATTAGAAGAGGCGCAACAGAAAGGTTGGGGCGGACATGAAAACGGTAAAATACCAGACTCAGAATTGCAAGCATTATCATTCTCATCAAGCGATAAAATGCATAAAAAAGCTGCGAAGGCTATGGAAGAAATGAATAAAGCTTATAAAGCCGAGACTGGTGTTGATTTAACTATTAACGAAGCGTATAGAGACTGCGATACGCAAATTGCTTACTCCACTCCAGGTAATCCACGATACCAGGGCGGGGCGGCAGCACCAGCTCCTCCATGCATATCAAATCACGGTTGGGGTCTAGCAGTAGATATTAACGTCGGTGGAACTGGATCTGCTGTCTATAAATGGCTGGAAGCGAACGCACATAAATATGGCTACGTTCACCCAGCTTGGGCAAAACCGGGTGGCAGTAAACCAGAACCGTGGCATTGGGAGTACGCAAGGAATGTTTGA
- a CDS encoding VirB4-like conjugal transfer ATPase, CD1110 family, producing MAKKKLDAVDIAAQQRAREQAEVEQAFLTGVRTLRDFIAPSSIELHSDHFRLGSKYGRTMYVYGYPRQIYTGWLSSVINIDEVLDISMFIYPVDTQIVLNNLRKKVTQLEASMNINSEKGRVRDPGLEAALQDAEELRDQLQIGAEKFFRYGLYITIYADSMDELNFVQHKIETIFGQQLVFSKVASSQQEQGLNSTVPQLADELQIRRNMNTGAISTSFPFTSADLTDNKGVLYGINMHNNGLVIFDRFSLENANMVVFAKSGAGKSFTVKLEALRSMMVGSDIVIIDPENEYQKLCDAVGGSYIRLSLNSDTRINPFDLPRVIDTEEADDALRANLVTLHGLLRQMLGGAQTTASGQVVAGLTPAEEADIDQALIDTYARVGITSDPLTHNSTPPTISDLYDTLLHMGGTGPSLAQRLRKFTSGTFAGIFSQQSNIDINNNMVVFNIRDLEDELRPTAMYIVLNHIWNITRTDQKKRMLIVDEAWQLMKYDDSANFLFSLAKRARKYQLGLTTITQDVEDFVGSKMGRAIVSNSSMQLLLKQSTSAVDVLAQVFKLTDEEQKRLSNFPVGQGLFFAGQNHVHIQIQASDTEYNLINTNPVAQQVKPSDTPIGGYGEV from the coding sequence ATGGCAAAGAAGAAATTAGACGCTGTTGATATCGCCGCACAACAACGAGCGCGCGAACAAGCTGAAGTTGAGCAAGCCTTTTTAACCGGTGTCCGTACACTGCGTGATTTTATTGCACCAAGTAGCATTGAACTTCATTCCGATCATTTCCGACTAGGTTCAAAATATGGTCGTACTATGTATGTCTATGGCTATCCACGACAAATCTACACCGGCTGGCTCAGTTCAGTCATTAATATCGATGAAGTACTGGATATTAGTATGTTTATTTATCCGGTTGATACGCAAATTGTGTTGAATAATCTGCGCAAAAAAGTTACCCAGCTGGAAGCTAGCATGAATATCAATTCGGAAAAGGGACGCGTGCGTGATCCAGGACTGGAAGCTGCCTTACAAGACGCCGAAGAATTACGCGATCAGCTACAGATTGGGGCAGAGAAGTTCTTCCGCTACGGACTATACATTACAATTTATGCCGATAGTATGGATGAATTGAACTTTGTGCAACACAAAATTGAAACAATATTTGGACAACAATTAGTCTTCTCCAAAGTGGCCTCCAGCCAGCAAGAGCAGGGGCTCAATAGCACAGTCCCACAGTTAGCCGATGAGCTGCAAATTCGCCGCAATATGAATACAGGCGCAATTTCTACCAGCTTCCCATTCACTTCAGCCGACCTAACAGATAATAAGGGCGTCCTGTATGGAATTAATATGCACAATAACGGTCTGGTGATTTTTGATAGGTTTAGCCTGGAAAATGCCAATATGGTGGTGTTTGCTAAATCTGGTGCCGGTAAATCATTTACTGTTAAATTAGAGGCTCTAAGGAGTATGATGGTTGGGTCAGACATTGTGATTATTGACCCAGAAAATGAGTATCAAAAACTTTGTGACGCAGTTGGCGGTAGCTATATTCGACTAAGTCTAAATAGCGATACAAGGATTAATCCTTTTGACTTACCGCGAGTCATCGATACCGAGGAGGCGGACGACGCTTTAAGAGCAAACCTAGTAACGCTGCATGGATTATTGCGACAAATGCTAGGCGGGGCACAAACAACAGCCAGCGGGCAAGTTGTAGCGGGATTAACACCAGCGGAAGAGGCAGACATCGATCAAGCACTCATTGACACCTACGCGCGTGTCGGTATTACATCCGATCCACTGACTCACAATTCCACTCCTCCAACTATTTCTGACTTATATGACACCTTGCTTCACATGGGTGGCACTGGACCAAGCCTGGCACAGCGTCTACGCAAATTTACCTCTGGAACATTTGCTGGTATTTTCTCACAGCAAAGTAATATTGACATCAACAATAATATGGTAGTGTTTAATATTCGCGACCTTGAAGATGAACTTCGGCCAACCGCAATGTATATTGTCCTGAACCACATCTGGAATATTACACGCACTGACCAGAAAAAGCGCATGCTGATTGTGGACGAGGCCTGGCAATTGATGAAATATGATGATTCCGCCAATTTCTTATTCTCCCTAGCAAAGCGCGCCCGTAAGTATCAATTAGGATTAACCACTATCACTCAGGACGTGGAAGATTTCGTTGGTAGTAAGATGGGTCGCGCCATAGTCTCCAACTCATCAATGCAATTACTATTAAAACAATCCACCAGCGCTGTTGATGTCCTCGCTCAGGTATTTAAATTGACCGATGAAGAACAAAAACGACTATCTAATTTCCCAGTTGGTCAAGGCTTATTCTTTGCTGGGCAAAATCACGTTCATATCCAAATTCAAGCTAGCGACACTGAGTATAACCTGATTAACACCAATCCCGTAGCTCAACAAGTAAAGCCGTCTGATACACCAATTGGTGGTTACGGAGAAGTATAA
- a CDS encoding conjugal transfer protein TraC, with protein sequence MQPELQNQQLNQQLPQTNAAIPNIPQQSAVNTTIAGSATTPTPDKSPENKKQSGPISTQNTLLFSEMRENMIIMSDGSFRAVIECESINFDLMSSREREGIEFSYQNFINSLYFPIQILVRSRRVDIGPYLDRLADIRRNQDNMLLNVLMDDYMDFIDVLAQEANIMDKSFYVVVPYYPDGDTNAFKQQTKGLFSSFFSGKKEATVTKIDQVTYTKAKDEIKNRIDSVMSGLFQIGVKSWQLNTRQLGELFYTSYNPDTSSRESLSEIDPSELTTTYVTKGTGQAPTGERL encoded by the coding sequence ATGCAACCAGAGTTACAAAATCAGCAATTGAATCAGCAATTACCGCAAACCAATGCGGCTATTCCTAATATTCCTCAGCAATCCGCCGTGAATACAACCATAGCAGGATCTGCTACTACACCAACCCCGGATAAGTCACCAGAAAATAAAAAACAGAGTGGACCAATCAGCACTCAAAATACTCTCCTGTTTTCTGAAATGCGTGAAAATATGATTATTATGAGTGACGGCAGTTTCCGAGCAGTAATCGAATGTGAGTCAATTAACTTTGATTTGATGAGTTCACGCGAAAGAGAGGGAATAGAGTTCAGCTATCAAAATTTCATCAATTCTCTATATTTTCCAATTCAAATTCTGGTCCGTTCACGCCGGGTAGACATTGGGCCTTATCTAGACAGACTGGCTGATATCCGACGTAATCAAGATAACATGTTGCTCAATGTTCTGATGGATGATTATATGGACTTTATTGATGTTTTAGCGCAAGAAGCAAATATTATGGATAAAAGTTTTTACGTAGTTGTACCGTATTATCCTGATGGTGATACTAATGCATTCAAGCAACAAACAAAAGGACTATTCAGTAGTTTCTTTAGCGGAAAAAAAGAAGCGACTGTAACAAAAATTGATCAAGTTACATACACAAAAGCAAAGGATGAGATAAAAAATCGTATTGATTCAGTAATGAGCGGCTTGTTCCAAATTGGGGTAAAAAGCTGGCAATTAAACACCCGTCAGTTGGGTGAGTTATTCTACACTTCATATAATCCCGACACATCATCACGTGAATCACTGTCAGAAATCGACCCGAGTGAACTAACTACTACCTACGTCACTAAAGGCACAGGACAAGCACCAACAGGAGAAAGACTATAA
- a CDS encoding PrgI family protein encodes MSIYKVPQDVEAEDKLLGPFSFRQFVFLITAVVGIGIAYALSQLLLPLFLIPMPVVLFFGALALPLKKDQPMEVYLAAVISFMLKPKKRLWQPDGIETLVEVVAPKTEEKIYGNKYDQTEVQRRLSYLANLVDSQGWSIRGVNNPNSSMRADLFNEGQAANDILDENSTTAQNINHLISQSDVRRRQQIIEKMQTGQLSEQPSQTNNDSEKPSDLRLQINPYPTMRQSTINPLSDNKPTNSQPTATPQTSLNDVSPAIIDLANNHSDLSIETISREANRIQQENKLAEEEVVISLR; translated from the coding sequence ATGTCTATATATAAAGTTCCTCAGGATGTTGAGGCGGAGGATAAGCTACTTGGACCATTTAGTTTCCGGCAGTTTGTGTTTTTAATTACCGCAGTTGTTGGAATTGGTATTGCGTATGCTTTGAGCCAATTGTTGCTACCCTTATTTTTAATTCCAATGCCGGTTGTTTTGTTTTTTGGGGCTTTAGCTTTACCTCTTAAAAAAGATCAACCGATGGAAGTATACCTTGCGGCAGTTATTTCTTTTATGTTAAAACCGAAAAAACGCCTATGGCAGCCTGACGGTATTGAAACGTTAGTAGAAGTTGTCGCACCAAAAACTGAGGAGAAGATATATGGCAATAAATACGATCAAACCGAGGTTCAGCGGCGATTGTCATACTTAGCAAACCTGGTAGACAGCCAAGGTTGGTCAATCCGTGGAGTTAATAACCCGAATAGTTCAATGCGCGCCGATTTATTTAACGAAGGCCAAGCGGCCAATGATATTCTAGATGAAAATAGCACTACAGCACAAAACATTAACCATCTAATTAGCCAGTCAGATGTCCGTAGGCGACAGCAGATAATAGAGAAAATGCAAACAGGTCAACTATCTGAGCAACCATCTCAGACTAATAACGACTCAGAAAAACCGTCCGACTTACGCCTTCAGATAAATCCATACCCAACAATGCGCCAGTCAACCATCAATCCGCTGTCAGACAATAAACCTACTAATAGCCAACCGACTGCCACGCCGCAAACTAGCTTAAACGACGTATCACCTGCTATAATAGATTTGGCAAATAATCACAGCGACCTTTCAATTGAAACGATTTCACGTGAGGCAAATCGAATTCAGCAAGAAAATAAATTAGCAGAAGAGGAAGTGGTGATTTCATTACGTTAG